The Celeribacter baekdonensis genomic interval CTGACACCTGCGGCTTGGGCGGCTTTTTCGATCCGACGACGGATCACATAAAGCTCGCGCTCGAACGTCTCTTCATCCACACCTTTGGTGTTGGAAATGAGAATTTGCTCAATCTCAGGCCGTGTTGCATTGGCCTTTTCGCCCAAACATTCGGTGTTCACCGGAACGTGGCGCCAACCGTAAATGTAATAGCCCATGCGGAGCACTTCGCTCTCCACAATGGTCCGACAGGTTTCCTGAGCGCCAAAATCCGTGCGCGGCAAAAACACCTGACCCACAGCCAAAAGTTCGCCTTCGCGCGCTTCGTGGCCGGTCCGGCGGATTTGGTCACCAAAGAAATGATGCGGAATCTGAACGTGAATGCCTGCGCCATCGCCGGTTTTCCCGTCAGCGTCCACAGCACCGCGGTGCCAGATCGCTTTGAGCGCAGTGATGCCGTTTTCCACAACTTTGCGGGATTTGGAGCCATCAATCGACACCACAAGACCCACACCACAAGAAGAGTGTTCATCTTCTTCGCGGAACAGAGAATGCTCTGTCATCCACTGGCGCTTGGCCTCTTCGCGGCTGGCCCAGTCTTGGTCAAACTTCGTCATGTCAGATACCTTTCGGATAAAGGCGGGAGGGCGGACCCTCCTGAAAAACTAGGATTATTCGGCAGCCACAGAGACGGATTGGTCGATATACTCGATCATCGCATCCGCCGCTTCGCGCCCGTCACGGATCGCCCACACCACAAGGGAAGCGCCGCGTTGAATGTCACCACAGGCATAAACACCCGGAAGCGAGGTCACATGGGATTTGAAATCCGCCATGACAGTGCCCCAACGCGTGACATCAAGACCCTCTACGCCCCAAAGTGTGGGGAGGTCTTCGGGTTCGAAACCAAGCGCTTTGATCACCAGATCGGCGTCTTCGACGTAATCCGCGCCCTCAATCACTTCGGGCGATTGACGACCGGACGCATCAGGTTGGCCGAGGCGCATTTTCTGAACCATGACGCCCGAAACCGGATCGCCCGCAAAACCTTTCGGCGCGGAGAGCCAGACGAATTCGACGCCTTCTTCTTCGGCGTTTTGGGTTTCGCGTTGTGAACCCGGCATATTGGCGCGGTCACGACGATAGAGACATTTCACCGAAGTGGCCCCTTGGCGGATCGCGGTGCGGACACAGTCCATCGCGGTATCACCGCCGCCAATCACGACGACCTTTTTGCCCGCCGCGTTCAATTCACCGCTTAGATAATCCTCAACCTCATCACCAAAGGACACTTTGTTAGAGGCGGTGAGATAATCAAGCGCGCGCACGATCCCAGCGGAGCCAGACCCCGGACCTTTGAGATCGCGGGATTTGTAGACCCCGGTTGCGATCAGCACAGCATCATGTTTGCCCCGGATCGCATCAAAGGAAATATCTTCGCCGACATTACAGTTCAGCACGAATTCAACACCGCTGTCTTCGAGTTGTTTCACCCGACGCAGCACGATGTCTTTTTCAAGTTTGAAGCCCGGAATGCCGTACATCATCAGGCCGCCAGCACGATCAGAACGTTCGTAGACCGTCACCTTAAGACCCGCACGGCGCAGACGATCCGCAGCGGCAAGACCACCGGGGCCAGAGCCGATGATGCCGACGCTTTCCTCGCGCTCCACGGAGGGGGCGATCATTTCGACCCAACCGTTTTCCCACGCGGTATCGGTGATGTATTTCTCAACCGAGCCGATGGTCACTGTGCCATGGCCGGATTGTTCGATCACACAATTGCCTTCGCACAACCGGTCCTGCGGACAAATGCGACCGCAAATCTCCGGGAAGGTGTTGGTGGCCTGAGACAGTTCATAGGCCTCTTTCAACCGCCCAGTTGCGGTCAGGCGCAACCAATCCGGGATGTTGTTGTGAAGCGGGCAATGGCTTTGGCAATACGGCACACCGCATTGCGAACAGCGCGACGCCTGTTCTTCGGCCTTGGCCTCCACGAACTCGCCGTAGATTTCAAGGAAATCGTCTTTACGATCCTCCGCGTCCCGCTTGGATGGCATATCCCTGCCTACGGTCACGAATTTGAGCATCGGCTCTTTCGCCATGACACCACATCTCCGAATAGGTTGGTTGTGAGTTTGAGCTTAAATACAAGCAGTCTGAAAAAAAGAAAAGTCAGAAGTGCTGTCTTATTTTTCTTTTCTTTTGGGCCAACTGGTCAAAATTAAGGTCCCGACAGATGATTTTAGGTAATGCATGGTGACCTACATTCATCCTTCTTATTGATAACAAATGGGTTTACGCTGCCGCAAACCAGTCCAAAGGCGAACCTCCCATGTCTCTCTTTTACCTCCTCATTCTTGCGATTGTTCAAGGCATTACAGAGTTTTTGCCGATTTCATCGTCTGGCCACCTGATTCTCCTGCCCCACCTGCTCGGAGCACAAGACCAAGGTCAGGCGATTGATGTCGCGGTTCATGTTGGCACACTGGGCGCCGTCATCGTCTATTTTTGGCGCGATGTGCGCGAGGGCGTTTTAGGCCTTCCCAGACTCGTCACCGGACGCATCGACACCCCCGGATCGAAACTTGCTTTTCTCCTGCTCATCGCAACCATCCCTGTCGTCTTTCTTGGTCTTGTCCTGAAAGTCACCGGGCTGTCGGACCTGATGCGCTCCACCGCCGTGATTGGTTGGACCATGCTGATTTTTGGCATCGTTCTGTATTGGTTCGATCAAAAAGGCGCTGAGGAAAAAGAGGCGGGCGACTGGTCGATCAAAGACGCTGTGAAACTGGGCCTCTGGCAAGCGATCGCTTTGATACCCGGCACATCACGCTCCGGCATCACCATCACCGGCGCGCGCGCCATGGGGTACAAACGCGAAGACGCCGCAAAGATTTCGATGCTGATGTCGATCCCAACAATCATGGCCTCCGGCATCTTGTTGGGCGCGGAGGTTGTCGGGCAAGC includes:
- a CDS encoding NAD(P)-dependent oxidoreductase — encoded protein: MAKEPMLKFVTVGRDMPSKRDAEDRKDDFLEIYGEFVEAKAEEQASRCSQCGVPYCQSHCPLHNNIPDWLRLTATGRLKEAYELSQATNTFPEICGRICPQDRLCEGNCVIEQSGHGTVTIGSVEKYITDTAWENGWVEMIAPSVEREESVGIIGSGPGGLAAADRLRRAGLKVTVYERSDRAGGLMMYGIPGFKLEKDIVLRRVKQLEDSGVEFVLNCNVGEDISFDAIRGKHDAVLIATGVYKSRDLKGPGSGSAGIVRALDYLTASNKVSFGDEVEDYLSGELNAAGKKVVVIGGGDTAMDCVRTAIRQGATSVKCLYRRDRANMPGSQRETQNAEEEGVEFVWLSAPKGFAGDPVSGVMVQKMRLGQPDASGRQSPEVIEGADYVEDADLVIKALGFEPEDLPTLWGVEGLDVTRWGTVMADFKSHVTSLPGVYACGDIQRGASLVVWAIRDGREAADAMIEYIDQSVSVAAE
- a CDS encoding undecaprenyl-diphosphate phosphatase, whose amino-acid sequence is MSLFYLLILAIVQGITEFLPISSSGHLILLPHLLGAQDQGQAIDVAVHVGTLGAVIVYFWRDVREGVLGLPRLVTGRIDTPGSKLAFLLLIATIPVVFLGLVLKVTGLSDLMRSTAVIGWTMLIFGIVLYWFDQKGAEEKEAGDWSIKDAVKLGLWQAIALIPGTSRSGITITGARAMGYKREDAAKISMLMSIPTIMASGILLGAEVVGQADWAMMKDAAIGAVFAFGAAILALSLMMKLLKSVSFTPYVIYRVILGVVLLVISYS